In Phreatobacter oligotrophus, one DNA window encodes the following:
- a CDS encoding TerC family protein gives MWLGFLGIVVMLLVLDLGVLHKEQREIEVRESLVLSTGYIGLGLGFGAWVWWYLGHQSGMEYLTGFAIEKALAMDNVFVIAMIFTFFAVPRQFQYRVLFWGILGVIVLRAIMIGLGATIVTQFNWVLYIFALFLVATGVKMLVFRNAEYDVASNPVLAFMRRRFNVTDEHHGEKFWVKLPDPQNPSRTVWFMTPLFLALVLIEVADVIFAVDSVPAIFAITTDPFIVYTSNIFAILGLRALYFALAAMVHRFHYLKIALAAVLIFIGSKIFLADLLGLEKFPPALSLAITFSILACGVAYSLWRTRDASGTATRH, from the coding sequence ATGTGGCTGGGCTTTCTCGGCATCGTCGTCATGCTTCTCGTTCTTGACCTCGGCGTGCTCCATAAGGAGCAACGCGAGATCGAGGTCCGGGAGAGCCTTGTTCTCTCAACCGGCTATATCGGTCTCGGCCTCGGCTTTGGTGCGTGGGTTTGGTGGTACCTCGGCCATCAGAGCGGCATGGAATATCTGACAGGATTTGCGATCGAAAAGGCTCTGGCGATGGACAACGTGTTTGTCATCGCCATGATCTTCACCTTCTTTGCCGTTCCTCGCCAGTTCCAGTACCGGGTGCTTTTCTGGGGTATCCTCGGCGTGATCGTGCTGCGTGCCATCATGATCGGCCTCGGTGCGACAATCGTCACCCAATTCAACTGGGTTCTTTACATCTTCGCCCTGTTCTTGGTCGCGACAGGCGTCAAAATGCTCGTGTTCCGGAACGCGGAGTACGACGTCGCCAGCAACCCGGTGCTCGCCTTCATGCGCAGGCGCTTCAACGTGACCGACGAGCACCATGGCGAGAAGTTTTGGGTGAAGCTTCCGGACCCCCAGAATCCCAGTAGGACTGTTTGGTTCATGACGCCGCTGTTCCTCGCCCTCGTCTTGATTGAGGTCGCGGACGTCATCTTCGCCGTGGATTCAGTACCCGCCATCTTCGCGATCACCACTGACCCGTTCATTGTCTACACGTCCAACATCTTCGCGATCCTCGGCCTGCGAGCCCTCTATTTCGCTCTCGCAGCCATGGTGCATCGCTTCCATTACCTGAAGATCGCGCTCGCCGCGGTACTGATCTTCATCGGCTCAAAGATCTTCCTGGCCGACCTCCTGGGACTTGAGAAGTTCCCGCCCGCATTGTCGCTGGCGATCACCTTCTCGATCCTCGCCTGCGGTGTTGCCTACAGCCTCTGGCGGACGCGCGACGCCAGCGGCACGGC